From a single Endozoicomonas euniceicola genomic region:
- a CDS encoding putative bifunctional diguanylate cyclase/phosphodiesterase — MDTEQDLNLKQKLSVKLLKVVLLAAFFLGFVLSLIQIFIDARQSSLAIDSEAQQMLSMIREPSLRAAYRIEPQMGEEILTGLLEHKSVHVAAIKIPDEPELAVVERPLSTSGYRQFSDYIFEPIRIYRVSLDTRPPESEHYGELLLAIDTAYYGREFIQRSCVVMLSGLVRSLAMALLLYLIYTLLLTKPLNRLIRNLAKINPEQPGQHKLPMPNGHRQNELGLWVRTANQLLDSIERNFQLRQKAEEQIMRLSQYDYLTRLPNRRTLQKHLQNLISQTDENHKKMAILCLGLDDFKSLNAQFNFNAAEHILVKISDRLRNQIGNRAYIGRLGEDQFAIVLSALEQPYEAAEMAQELLKQLVRPFRINGEHITISATVGITLYPDDGQDVDNLLQQSEFAMIMAKSRNKNRYQFYIATIDTEIRQRKKLEMDLHQALEQSELSLRFQPQVNLNRSTIIGAEALLRWKHPDKGLISPDTFIPMAENSLDIIPIGDWVLESACSQLNIWRQSGYTDLRMAVNLSAIQLQDKSIVERVEYLLKKYQLPADKLELEVTETSIMEDIEVSSKQLQRLKEIGVLLALDDFGTGYSSLSYLKRFPFDKIKIDKSFVDGLPDSKENTVIVEAIIQLGKSFGLEVIAEGVETAAQEGHLRHAGCLEGQGYFYGKPMLDDEFLDVLKNWDRHQ, encoded by the coding sequence ATGGATACTGAACAGGATCTAAACCTCAAACAGAAACTCTCAGTGAAGCTGCTGAAAGTAGTGCTATTGGCGGCTTTCTTTCTGGGATTTGTACTCAGTCTGATTCAAATCTTCATTGATGCCAGACAATCCAGCCTTGCCATTGATTCCGAAGCCCAGCAAATGCTCTCCATGATTCGGGAACCCTCCCTGAGAGCTGCTTACCGGATCGAACCCCAGATGGGTGAAGAAATTCTTACCGGGCTGCTGGAACACAAGTCTGTTCATGTTGCTGCGATAAAAATTCCCGACGAGCCTGAACTTGCTGTTGTTGAAAGACCTCTGTCCACCTCAGGTTACCGGCAGTTTTCAGATTATATATTTGAACCAATCCGCATCTATCGCGTCAGTCTGGACACCAGGCCACCAGAGAGTGAGCACTACGGAGAACTGCTGCTGGCCATTGACACGGCCTATTATGGTCGGGAATTTATTCAGCGTTCCTGTGTGGTCATGCTTTCAGGGCTAGTGCGTTCACTGGCCATGGCGCTATTACTGTATCTTATCTACACACTGCTGCTAACCAAGCCATTAAACCGGCTGATTCGAAATCTGGCAAAAATTAATCCTGAACAGCCCGGTCAGCATAAACTCCCCATGCCCAATGGACACAGGCAGAACGAGCTCGGTCTCTGGGTTCGAACCGCTAACCAGCTGCTGGACTCTATTGAACGCAACTTCCAGCTGCGCCAGAAAGCCGAAGAACAGATCATGCGTCTGTCTCAATACGATTACCTGACGCGCCTGCCCAATCGCCGTACCTTGCAGAAACACTTACAGAACCTGATATCCCAGACCGACGAAAACCATAAGAAAATGGCAATACTGTGTCTTGGGCTGGATGATTTCAAATCCCTGAATGCACAGTTCAACTTCAATGCCGCTGAACACATTCTGGTCAAAATCTCCGACCGCCTGAGAAACCAGATTGGCAACCGGGCTTATATCGGTCGCCTGGGTGAAGACCAGTTTGCTATTGTTCTGTCCGCGCTTGAGCAACCCTACGAAGCAGCTGAAATGGCTCAGGAGCTGCTGAAGCAACTTGTCAGACCCTTTAGAATCAATGGTGAACATATCACCATCAGCGCCACAGTAGGCATTACACTCTACCCCGACGACGGGCAGGATGTGGACAACCTGCTGCAACAATCGGAATTTGCCATGATCATGGCAAAGTCCCGCAACAAAAACCGTTACCAGTTTTATATCGCCACTATTGATACTGAAATCCGCCAACGCAAGAAGCTGGAAATGGATTTACATCAAGCCCTGGAACAGAGCGAACTGAGCCTGAGGTTTCAGCCACAGGTCAACCTGAACCGTTCCACAATCATTGGTGCTGAAGCCCTGTTGCGCTGGAAGCATCCGGACAAAGGACTTATCTCACCGGATACGTTTATCCCCATGGCTGAAAACAGTCTGGATATTATCCCTATTGGCGACTGGGTGCTGGAGTCTGCCTGTAGCCAACTGAACATCTGGCGCCAATCCGGATACACAGACCTGAGAATGGCCGTCAACCTGTCGGCGATTCAGCTTCAGGATAAAAGTATTGTTGAACGAGTGGAGTATCTGCTGAAGAAATACCAGCTTCCGGCAGATAAGCTGGAACTGGAAGTCACTGAAACCTCGATTATGGAAGACATAGAAGTGTCTTCCAAACAACTACAGCGGCTCAAAGAAATTGGCGTTCTACTGGCTCTTGATGACTTTGGTACAGGCTATTCATCACTGAGTTACCTGAAACGATTCCCGTTCGACAAAATCAAAATCGACAAATCATTTGTTGACGGTCTCCCGGACAGTAAAGAGAACACCGTCATCGTCGAGGCCATTATCCAGTTAGGAAAGAGCTTTGGGCTCGAAGTCATTGCCGAGGGCGTGGAAACCGCGGCCCAGGAAGGCCATTTACGCCATGCAGGCTGTCTTGAGGGACAGGGATATTTTTACGGTAAGCCCATGCTTGATGATGAGTTTCTCGATGTACTGAAAAACTGGGACAGACACCAATAA
- a CDS encoding STAS domain-containing protein, translating to MDYATWNAQSCDVIALNSQFNADTVNDVRTHFDRLIKDCAGDVLVDMSLVKELDSSGIGALVFLYKRLKVENRQLALLGVSGKPNELLTMLRINQTIKQYDNVDDYMSNH from the coding sequence ATGGATTACGCAACATGGAATGCTCAGTCTTGTGATGTTATTGCACTGAACAGTCAGTTTAATGCTGATACCGTCAATGATGTAAGAACCCATTTTGATCGTCTCATTAAAGATTGTGCAGGAGATGTTCTTGTTGATATGAGTTTGGTTAAAGAGCTTGATTCTTCCGGGATCGGAGCTTTGGTCTTTCTCTATAAGCGATTAAAAGTTGAAAATCGCCAGTTGGCACTACTGGGTGTCAGTGGTAAACCCAATGAGTTACTGACCATGCTGAGAATTAATCAAACAATTAAACAATATGACAATGTTGATGACTATATGTCGAATCATTAA
- a CDS encoding SLBB domain-containing protein, with protein sequence MKFISLISLLFMLLTPGLSWSNTVKPGSSIVLFNDENIPILPMTSVNKHGILMLGERSIDLTGIELTSVSDTLKRTIGEVYSINSAVLYNDNELARVTILGDIQQPGSYLQPKLSPVWQLNYFNTLYDRKLFKADITVIRGNSERRLTEKSLKDVEVMDGDIYLLSLRKIPKAQKTAESKLSESESSTEAHTKKGTEPLSSEKNRGMTEDFTQKPMDMANQLRQLIASQNKASEKNSQKPVSEKKDRAISGIDQSRSHIIQPGDIVTVNLPGEEGFNSDFLIGRDGTLSLPEVGQISLGGMPLDEAEKHIYQALSSVYLGLDKLSVLVKERRLLVTVLGFVQTPGQVEMPDTGNIQTAITLAGGLKDGAQLNKMQLQRGDKIIEFNFKKYLDTGDPVKIPTLQSLDTIFVPSSPDLSSVYGQTAKEGGTGIDPTEDRTAIRVFGEVYRSGSFAFVEGMTIIDALLRAGGVTRYASVEQIRMIDENEPILFNLKSYLDVGDFGQLPVLKEGATVFVPKQVDAVNGGGRTVYVMGQVQKPGAFETGEKVSFLDVLANAGGPNRYADNSMVRILRADGNVVRFNLQEYAEGGDTKLPRVLPGDAIFIPQKSTLVDDSWLKIPTNTSVRMIGAVQKPGRYLWSEGINFMDMLSHAGGPTEKADIAHVRIVSTGDNGKAISREFNLQHFIERGGNWNSLPKLSGGVTVIFPELPEDPSDNKSQWIRLSSEQAIYIMGAVVTPGRYAFSDEMGVLDILSAAQGPTEESDLTNIRIIHRNGLAPRVSRLNLVEYFETGDETLLPHVVNGDSIFIPSRNRSWVQKKSYETIRVLGSVKETGRYDFSSDMTILDILAQAGGPTNTALVEKIIIVNSVADKNQAYTFNLVEFMKDPDLEKLPVLRAGDTIFIPDVKNTKWAYFMDIVRDTLTMVSVVSMTKAIFDTSSSITK encoded by the coding sequence ATGAAATTCATCTCGTTGATTAGTCTCTTGTTTATGTTGTTGACTCCGGGGTTATCCTGGTCAAACACAGTAAAGCCGGGTAGTAGTATCGTTCTTTTTAATGATGAAAATATTCCCATATTACCGATGACTTCGGTTAATAAGCACGGAATATTAATGCTGGGTGAAAGGAGTATTGATCTTACCGGAATTGAGTTAACCTCTGTTTCTGACACACTTAAAAGAACCATCGGGGAAGTCTATTCAATCAATTCTGCTGTTCTTTACAACGATAATGAACTGGCCAGAGTCACTATTCTTGGTGATATTCAGCAACCTGGAAGTTACCTGCAGCCAAAACTATCACCTGTGTGGCAATTGAATTATTTCAATACCTTGTATGACCGAAAATTGTTCAAAGCGGATATCACCGTGATCCGGGGTAATAGTGAAAGACGACTTACTGAGAAATCACTGAAAGATGTAGAGGTCATGGATGGTGATATTTATTTACTATCACTCAGGAAAATACCGAAAGCGCAGAAAACTGCTGAGAGTAAATTGTCAGAGAGTGAGAGCAGTACTGAAGCCCATACAAAAAAAGGTACTGAACCACTGTCTTCGGAAAAAAATAGAGGGATGACAGAAGATTTCACTCAAAAACCAATGGATATGGCTAATCAGCTTCGCCAGCTGATAGCTTCCCAAAATAAAGCATCGGAAAAAAACAGTCAGAAGCCGGTTTCAGAAAAAAAAGATCGGGCAATCTCAGGCATTGACCAATCCAGAAGTCATATCATTCAGCCCGGAGACATCGTTACCGTTAATCTTCCGGGAGAAGAAGGCTTTAATAGTGATTTTCTTATTGGCAGGGACGGGACACTTTCATTGCCTGAGGTTGGTCAGATATCCCTGGGTGGTATGCCACTTGATGAAGCTGAAAAACATATCTATCAGGCGCTTTCCAGTGTTTACCTTGGTCTGGATAAACTATCGGTTCTGGTTAAAGAGCGCCGCTTATTAGTGACTGTTCTGGGTTTTGTGCAAACCCCCGGTCAGGTTGAAATGCCCGATACTGGTAATATCCAGACAGCTATTACCCTGGCAGGGGGGCTGAAGGACGGTGCCCAGCTCAACAAAATGCAGCTCCAGCGTGGTGACAAAATAATAGAATTTAACTTTAAAAAATATCTGGATACCGGTGACCCGGTGAAGATTCCGACACTACAGTCTCTGGATACGATTTTTGTGCCTTCTTCCCCTGACTTAAGTAGTGTTTATGGTCAGACGGCCAAGGAGGGCGGCACTGGCATCGACCCGACAGAAGACCGAACCGCTATAAGAGTGTTTGGTGAAGTGTATCGATCCGGTAGTTTCGCTTTCGTGGAAGGAATGACGATTATAGATGCTCTGCTGCGGGCAGGGGGGGTCACTCGTTATGCGAGTGTTGAGCAAATTCGAATGATTGATGAGAATGAGCCGATTCTGTTTAATTTGAAAAGTTACCTTGATGTCGGTGATTTCGGGCAACTGCCTGTTTTGAAGGAAGGGGCAACCGTGTTTGTCCCGAAGCAGGTTGATGCGGTTAATGGCGGTGGCCGAACCGTGTATGTTATGGGGCAGGTTCAGAAACCGGGGGCTTTCGAAACCGGTGAAAAAGTCAGTTTTCTCGATGTTCTTGCTAACGCAGGTGGTCCAAACCGGTATGCTGATAATAGTATGGTCCGTATTCTCAGGGCTGACGGCAATGTTGTTCGTTTCAACTTGCAGGAGTACGCAGAAGGAGGTGATACGAAGTTGCCCAGGGTGCTTCCGGGTGACGCGATATTTATACCCCAGAAAAGTACGCTCGTTGATGACTCCTGGCTAAAAATTCCAACCAATACATCGGTAAGAATGATCGGCGCGGTACAGAAACCAGGGCGCTATTTGTGGTCTGAAGGCATTAACTTCATGGATATGTTGTCCCATGCCGGAGGACCCACTGAAAAAGCGGATATAGCCCATGTAAGGATTGTCAGTACCGGAGATAATGGTAAAGCCATCAGCCGGGAATTCAATCTACAGCATTTTATAGAGCGTGGCGGTAACTGGAATTCTTTGCCAAAGCTGTCTGGCGGTGTCACTGTCATTTTCCCGGAGCTGCCTGAAGACCCGTCGGATAACAAGTCGCAATGGATTCGCTTGTCCAGTGAACAGGCTATTTACATCATGGGAGCCGTTGTCACCCCCGGACGCTATGCCTTCAGTGATGAGATGGGGGTTCTTGATATTCTGTCTGCTGCCCAGGGGCCAACAGAAGAATCTGACCTGACCAATATCCGGATTATCCACCGAAACGGTCTTGCGCCCAGGGTCAGTCGTCTGAACCTGGTTGAATATTTCGAAACCGGTGATGAAACGCTGTTACCCCATGTTGTCAATGGCGACAGTATCTTTATACCTTCCCGAAACCGAAGCTGGGTTCAGAAAAAAAGCTACGAAACGATTCGTGTTCTTGGTTCTGTTAAAGAAACAGGGCGATATGATTTCAGTTCAGACATGACCATCCTTGATATATTGGCTCAGGCCGGAGGCCCCACTAATACTGCACTGGTTGAAAAAATTATTATCGTAAACTCTGTTGCTGATAAAAATCAGGCTTA